DNA sequence from the Callospermophilus lateralis isolate mCalLat2 chromosome 2, mCalLat2.hap1, whole genome shotgun sequence genome:
TTTCTTCTCCTCCATTCCCTGCCAATTTCTCCATGATGGAGCTAGACGAAAAATAAATGCTGATTGAATTTCATATTGTCGGAAACTGATCTCTGAATAGTCTCAATATTTAACATAAGAATcaagaaactgttagtgcaataaAGGATTTGAGGATTTGTGCAGATTGTACAATATTTATACTGACAAGTGTGTAGTGATTTATAGTGACTAAGTTTATACTAAAGTTACTGAAATACTTTCCAGAAAAACAAAACTACCACCTCATATTCCCCCTTTTAGTTCTTCATTAATTCTTTGGAATAGATAGCAAATAAATGGTAAGACATCATTTCTTTCTATTAAGATTCTGCAATATAATAAAGGAGAAAgatatgataaaatataaaatacaatagGACAAAAGATGATTGACAGGTAAGTATACATGCCATAGGGACACCAGGGAGGGTGTCAATGATTATTCAAGGTATCAAGGAAAATCATCTCAGAAGACTTGATATGTGAATGGAGACTTCACTTCTAGTCAAAGATATTAAATATTTCTATGTGTGAAGAATACCAGGTAGAAGTAAGACACAGGATCATTGCTATCACTGATGGAGAATGTGATCAGTTCTTGATGGCAAGAGATCTAAAACCATGTATTTCAATGGTTAGAAACATTTGGTAGTTTTTTTAGCAAACATAGAAGGCTATATCTTATCATAATACATTGCTTTGTATTTTTTTCAGATTAATAAAATTTCAGCTCtgcattatttatttacttaccttAAAAACTACAGGCAAACAATGAATAAATGGAATACATCATCACTGttttaaaaaagacaaactaTGTGATAAAGGTAAATCATACACTGTCTATGCTCTTTTCCGTCCAGCTCACATTTTATACTTCTTGTAAGTTGTGTGTATATTCATTTATATTGCTTTCTGTGTTCATAAAAATGTCAGTATGAATGTATTTACATTATGTGCTATACATgtgtttggtatatatatatatatatatatatatatatatatatatatatatatatatattatatataattaatatctatatagatataataTATATCTATTCCAAAAtagtgcaaaaatatttattttatttgcatgCATCCAATATTAGTTTGAACAATAGTTTGTacattttctgaaaatttttatGGTACTGAGTGTACCatagtacaatttttttttatcgtGTGACTTTTGTTAAGAACaattattttaatcattttaaatgattaaatttttatttgaataCAGACATTGCATTATAACATAGTTTTCTAATAATCTGGTTTCATGTAATCTCTTTCTGTCCAATGTACCCGCAGAATCAGAAATGACATTCCTAGGCTTTGCAAAGCTCCCTTGATACACATACCCAGTTGTATCAATGAGCAAAAGAGAATATCTATCCTTAGAGATTCTCAAGTTCAAATAGTGAGagtaagaagaaaatttggttgtGAAACCTCAGAAAGAGTTCAGAGGCTAAAATTACTACATCATTGCAATTGAATATAGAAGCCCAGTCTGCAATACATATTGCAACAATGATTTCTTGGACACTGGCTTTTGGCTTGTTTTTAATTATCACTTTTATTCCATAGGAATATCTATAACAGTAAAGAAAGAGTTTTTGGAACTGGGTCAATCATATTTCTATAAAAGACTACTAAAGTACCTGTATGGTTTTAGAAATGCTGCtctaataatatttataaaaatggacCAAATTTAATAAGCAAATTGTATTATGGGGCTATAGATGGGGTCACAAAATGCAGAAGTAAacagaggaaaggaaaaaaaatgtgaactgaAGCTTAGGTAGAGTAGATGTATGGAGAGTGAACTTACCCAAGAGCAAGTTTTTTGATAAATTACATAAATGGAAGGAAGTGATAGAATCTCACTTCAGGTTATAATCAGGTTGTTTTGATGATATTCTGCTAAGGTCAATATTACCAATTGTGTGGACTGAGGAGAGTCATAAAATACAATGATTTGTTAATTTCTTGGAATATTGTGTCAACTTACTCTTCTTATCATTCTTAATAAGTCTCATGAGGTTGCCAGTAAACCTCCTTGTGATCATTCCACAATTGACAAATTTCCTATAGCTGATTGTCTTGTTTCAAAGCCACATCCTGTTGATTGGCATGTCCCTAAACTACCATGActaaaacctaaacataatagTAAGGCATCATCTTTTTCCAATAAGAAAACTTTTAAATCTCTGGTTAAGCCTCCTCCCTCACTCTTACATTACAATTGTACTATTTCTTATCCTTCCAAATGCAAAACTGCTAATCATTATCTAATTCTCAATTGGAATCATTTTTAATAGAAATGAtagatttttcatatatttaactGTGAAATTAGGTACTTCAATATTTTACCTCATTTACACTTGTACATCAGTTGCATAACAAATGAAAATTTCATGTATCAATGAAAACATCAATAACAACATATTGGTAAAAATGATAAAGCTACTTTGTGAATGGTTAGGAAGATTCACAGGATCCAGTTTATCTCATTAagaagaattaaatatttcttgcAGTTCTCAGTATAGATATCATATGTATTGTTATTTAGGTGGTATACTTTTCAAGGCAGAGTAACTGTAATAATGCCTGACTCTGAAGATGATGAAATAATTTCTATCTAGAAATTCACAAGTATGGTAGTTAAAACATGGCCTAAAGTTATTTgcaatttggctttctttgtggagattagaaactttaaaaattattattttccttgTTTAGAGGAACTAAACCATGAAGAGCAAGCTAAAACGTCCAACCCTTTTGATGTCAACATACAATAAGACCAATGTCCATCCATCAACCTTCGTTCTCATTGGCATTCCTGGGTTGGAGGCTGCTCACATCTGGATCTCCATTCCTTTTTGTTTGGTTTACCTTTTGGCCCTCCTGGGAAACTCTTCACTTCTGTTTATCATCAAGACAGATCCCAGCCTCCATGAGCCAATGTATCTCTTTCTTTGCATGTTGGCTGTCGCTGACCTTGTTGTGTGCACTACAGCTGTACCCAAACTTCTCAGCCTCTTTTGGTTCCATGATGGAGAGATTCCCTTTGAAGCCTGTCTCACTCAAGTATTCCTGATTCACTCTTGCTCCACCATGGAGTCTGGCTTTTTCCTGGCTATGGCTTTTGACCGCTATGTAGCCATTTGTAATCCACTAAGACACTCAGCTATTCTGACACACAGTGTAATAGGAGGAATAGGTCTAGCTATTGTCCTCCGGGGTACAACACTTCTCAGTCCTCACCCTTTTTTGCTTCGTTGGCTTCCCTACTGTAGAACCAACATAATTTCCCACACCTACTGTGAGTTCATGGCCCTCATCAAGATTGCCTGTGCTGAGACACGAATCCGCAGAGCCTACAGCCTCATTGTTGCCTTCCTTACTGGAGGAGTGGACTTCATACTGATCATTTGTTCTTATGTGCTCATCCTCCACACTGTCTTCCACCTCCCATCCAAGGATGCCAGACTCAAGACCCTGGGCACCTGTGTCTCCCATGTCTGTGTCATCTTAGTATCCTATACTCCAGCCTTCTTCTCTTTTCTCACCCACAGGTTTGGGCACCAGGTGGCTCCCCATGTCCACATATTTGTGGCTAATATCTATCTTCTCATCCCACCCATGGTGAACCCCATTATTTATGGAGTAAGGACCAAGAGAATACGAGACAGGTTCCTTAAATTGTTCAGTTTTCGAAAACAACTGAGTTGAATCCCTTTGTTGGTGGGAAaaatctgaataaaacatattatCTAACTTGCAATGTGTGGTTTCTTCATTGAGATCCTATTTTTATGACCAGATGATTTTCTGTGGGAAGTAACTTATTCAAAGACAACTAATGTTTAACAAATAAAATTGCTGGTTTCTATTCATTGCAGTAAAATTTTTCAAACTATTATTGACTTTACTTTAAATTGAGAAGCTTATTATTCTACTCAAAGTTATCATTTTAATCTTTTCACTGTGACTGTCTTATATGTACACAATAGTCTTTATTATCATAAATACCTGAATATGGTCATTATGGAAAACATGAATTTTAACATGTTTGAAAATCATATTTATAAAAAATCAGGAAGCCATGAGAAAATATCACTTTGAACTGTCTTTTTCTGAGGCATTTTAACAATACTGTGTAGTTCTTTATGGGGTACTATGATTATTTTTCTGTTTATCTACATTATTGTCCCCTcccacttaaaaaaaatctttatgaaACTTTGTTGGTATTAATTagttataaatgacagtggaatgcatttatatactttgatatacataaaatgaataaaatttcacatttttttctgattgtacatgttatagaatcacctcagtcatgcagtcatatatgtacataaggtaataatgtctgtttcattctactatccttgctATCCCCatattcccttccttcctttcactcCCTTCTACCAAATCTAACATAACTCTATTCTTCCTTAGTGTCCCCActttttattgtgaattagcatccacatatcagagcctCCCACTTTTTTGAGAGAATCTTAATTATCATTTATTCTTTCTGATATATGAAGACAAACCAAATTTGCTTTATTTAGCTTTCATGTGAAAAAGCAAATGTTGTAATTTTTAACTGGTAATAAATATTACAGTATGCATCTCTAAATTCTCATGTTTGTAAAACATTTGAGGTCATTCAACTTTCCTGTAATGAAAAATATTCAAACAGATCTTATGTCCAATGGTATTTGTCCACTTAAATCCCGGTGTTTTCTTGAGATTTTCGAAAATGCATGTAGTATTTTGAGTACAGATGAATAAGAGATTATCAAAGTAAGAAATACTTTAACATATCTCCAGTTATCATTTATGCTGTTCATAATGTTCATTTCAATTTTCACAGCCTCTTTAGCTAAGGTGCATAAAAGCTGTTACAATCATTGCATTGAGACAGAAATATTACCAAGCAAAACTCTTTATCAAATGGTATTTCCTTAAAAACAAagtaaaccaaacaaacaaacagctcATGGAAAATCACCtgaaacataaaaagaaaaaaaaatattctaaaacaaCATGATACGTGGTAGCAGCTCTTTGCTGACCATTTAGAAAGTACCACcatatttaaaaatttccttttGTTCACCACACTCCTTCCTTCTTGAGTAAATATCCTTTATCATCAGGTTTATAATTTATCACTTAATGAGAATTTATAAGTGTaacttctctttatttatttctctgaagttttctttattttatcctTATCCTTTAACAATAAATTTGTAGCTAAAAAATTCAATTTTCTAGTTATTACATTCCTTTAGATTTTGAAGTCATTATATTTCTTCTctgaaatatatgatttctttgaAGAAATCTGTTATTAGGCAAATTGTCATTAATTTTTAGGTGGTTTTTTTCCCctgatttttatgaaacccttTACTTCTCTTTGGTGTTCTGTTGTGTCAGGTGGATAAACCTCATAGGTATTGTGTTAATGGATGAATGACACACACAAAAACCTACATTCTCCTTGATTTTGTACAAATTTTAACTCTGGAGAAGACACAGTAGTgaaaataggcttctatcactcatgttGTCAAATTTCCCAGGAGATTATAATAGACAGTTACAAATTGAGCTGCAGCTGTGAAAGTTGTGGACATTGTGAAAGCTAAACCAAAAGATCCAAGCATCTTAGGGATGGTCACTGTGGAGAGCCCCAAGTCAATGGTGGTCAACATGGCCAGGAAGTAGAACATGGGCTGGTGAAGGCTGCTCTCATCCCTGATCCCCAACAGGGTGGGGAAGTTCTCTATGAGTGCACTCAGTCACACAGCACAGAAAGGAAAACTGACCCAGATGTGAAGAGCACATAGGACTGAGATCACCAGAAAAAGGAAGGAGGAGTGGGACTGGTCACTGTGAAGGAACAGCCTGCTGAGAATCATTAAGTCTTTGGTATTTGTATGCCCATCCGTCTGCAGGGAACTGGAAAAGCTCTGCAGTGTTGAAAAATAAGAGCATCATACAATAATATGTATTATCAACTCCCTTCTGCAGTTGATTCCCATaatcacaaaataaagaaaaaatttaagaagTAGATACTGAATGAGAAGGATGTGAAAGAAGTGCTATGCTGGACAGTAATAAAAAAAACCctacaggatatatttttcatcattATTGCCTTTCTTCCCTATTAATTTGCAATGGTTTCCTCCTTCATATCATGCTCAGCTTTTGCCTGAACATCAACACCAGTAATTATGTAATCAGAACTAACACAATTTACTTTCAACTTTCACATACAGAGGGATCTTCCAGGACACATATGGTGAGATCTATTATTTCTTAAGGCTAAACATTAACATAGATGCATAGATGCTTCAACAAGCAGAAATTAAGTTGCCCAAGACCACTATTTAGTGACATATAACCTATAATATGAAAGCGGTATTATAGGACTTAAATTGACTCATTTATTAATAATTCATCATGGTAACTACAAAACAATTAGACAAATGTAGGGAAAAATAGCATCATTGAAAATTTATTTGGGTTCTGCCTACTGATTGATATGCTATATCATAATCTGTGCAAATCATATGTAATCTGTATAAACATCTGCTGGAGGACATAGTTAACTTTACAAATTAAATGAAACTCAAGTACTTTCAAAAGCCTCATCAGATTTTTAAAGCACATATAGTTATCAACATAAAAACCATGTAGAAAGAAAagtaatagagataatgcaaataAGGAAAAGATAATTTATGTCTTAATTATAATATGTATAAAAGGTCCTATTCCCAAGCACAATATTCAAATACATAATCTCTTTAAAACTTGCCTCTATATGATTACAAGAATGCACCATCTCTATTTTAATTAAGAGGCAAATATGTTTTTAAGAGTATAAGAAGCATGGCAAATAAGTTGAAGAAAATATCaggcaaaaaaaaacacaacatatTGTATGTGCTTAATTCCTAGAAGCCAAAAGAAATTGATCATTTGAAAAATCAACACTTCTAATAACATTTCTTGCACCTTATTTACAGCATTGTTAAGGGAGAATTTTCAAAGCACACATTCACTTATTATGCACAGTTGCTTTATGGTAAAAGTGCTCCCTTGATCATGCTGGGTCATTAGAGGATTCATAAGGGGCAATACTAATCATGACTATCTTTTCAGAAAGGCAATAGGGTGCTATCTTGGCAATAAGCTGAGATAGAAGCAATGTCAAGAAAAGGAGATCCATGGAAAACTTAGAATCTCCCAGGAGGAAACTGCAAGCACTTAAAAAGAAGCAGAGCCAAGAGCAAGAGAGATTATATATAGAATGTGCACTGTGAATTGCCCATAAGAATACATTTCATCTTATAAAATATCTTTGCTTTATAATGGAACAGTGAGTACTTTTAAAAAGTGTTGTGTGATGGGCAATTTAAAAAGTGAACATATGATTAAATCAGAGATACAAGAATTTTGGGATGTATCAGTGGAAGTGCCAATGGTGAgtttattattaaataaaatattctgtGTTTCAGAGTAACACCAGTGAGGTACAGAAACATAGGAGAAATTCTCTGAAAGCCATTGAATATTGTTTATTCTTGTTCAGCACATTCATATACAATAGATAGTCCATACATGAGGACATTTTTCAGGTGAAATGTGACCATATgattgttaaagaaaaaaaaataggcataGTTTCTTTTAATCGTGTGagaagaaaatatgaaattaCATTTAGTGTTTGCAAATAACAATTTTATTTGTGCATTTTAGCTCAAATAACTATTAAGTGCATGAATAGATATGAATACCAAGTAGAAATAAAGAAGGACATATACCACACAGTGAAATTGGATAGCTCTCTATCTTATGACACTGCCATTCAGTGCACTGAATAGCCAGAAATCTAAATCTCCTTCCCTTCCGCACCAATTAAATACTATTTACACTTCTCTAATATCATTaaattcatttcattttcttccaTCCTAATGAAATATGAATCCTGATCATACCTTTGTTAATTACAGCACAATATTTTACAGTACTTAAAAGCATGAGCTCTTCAGTCATACTCATGTGCTGAAaccctgctgagagccatagccgagtcccaatgatgcatggcatttttgccagaatggagtggttgagaggtgatgccagcaagccattgagatgataatggttatgttaagttgtgtatattagacccctgctgtccgcctcggcctgctactttggagttctcgcgggGATTCCCAGAgaattcccattggttggggaagtgccggaggagggatttccggttggtggttcctggaggagccgcatgTGTGGCATTTGGGAGAGTTCCTGGGGAGCGTGTGTGGCGTGTGCtggtttttgttctgtttttgtttcattctgttttggttttgttttgtgttatcttgttgggttgcattatctttatagtagattagaaattagtaaaaaacaaactaaaagagtgttaagtaaattgttacaggttcagaccatggagaaagacattttagatcaagtaaaagagaaggtctctcaagctagtcagatagaggaagaaaatttaaaggaggaagaactatcagggaaaaagttacaataagaggctgctactaacacctttcatcaccagagggcgtaagtgtccaaccaactgcTCCACGTATAGAGACAGCATATGCTATGGTGCCCCCAATCCCCGTAGATAgataggatcctgagacaggatctcaaagattagcatgccctgtacttgagcaggaaggagggcagcgaattcactgtgctttagatttcaaaacagtgaagcagttaaaggaggctgtaacaacctatggtccccaagcacccttcactgtaagcatggtcaaatccattaccaactgGGACATGaccccagcagattgggctagcatgtgtaaagctgtgctaaatggagggcaaTATTTGCTATGGAACgtagccaatgaggaattttgcacggagacagctaggcgatatgcagcagctggttatcctcagagaaatctagatatgttgttaggaaaaggaccttatgaggatcagcagcaacaaattagatatgatcctgctatatactcacaaattgctacagatgcagttagggcatggaagactttacaaggacatggagatttacaaggtcaattatctaaggtaataaagggagctaatgaaccttacgctgaatttgtagataggcttattcagacaggtaccagagttttgggggatacagaacaagcaatgccattaataaaacaactggcttatgagcaagcaaatcgttggtgcagagaggtcattagaccatggaaacatggagatttaaacacatatattaaattatgtagagacattaatgaacaagggcaagtcttggcagctgcagtacaataggctttagatgccaggccaaaaacatgctacaattgtgaacaaacaggacattttaaaaggaattgccccataggaagagggtttaacaaagctaggtatcaaaggagtagaataccgggtatttgcccacgatgctgtagagggagacattgggctaatgaatgccattctgaaaccaccatagagggtactagattatcaaaaaacagacaaggaccaggtgtttacccatgatatcgtggagaaaggcatcgggctccattgccaaaatactggcaggggggcccaatgctccgggtccatgaccacaaatatacggggcactggtggaacccagaaacaccatggaggaacccagcaacaccatcagggtagtgcccaggacacattatccatcagatctctcatcaggcgaaccagagggagcgcagagttggacatctgcgcctccaccagagtagtactaactccagagatgggagttcaaattattcccacaggagtaaaaggacctcttccccaaggaacagtaggcttattgttaggaagtagttcttctactctaaaaggacttatgataagttccggggtaattgattccgattatgaaggtgaaataaaaattatagctagttctccaaaaggtatatcagtaatttcaccaggagatagaatagcacagttattaataatacccagcctacatgataaattttccagtagtactatagaaagaggttccaggggattaggctccacaggtgtagattgggctatgctgtctttaaatttagattcttgcccaatgctaaaactaaatattcaaggacatgaatttaatgggctactgtatacaggtgcagaccttagcatcatctctcatcaagaacggcacaaacattggccattacagcaagccactcaaatgcttcgaggcctaggagtggcaactaatccccatagaagtgcaatggtattagattggaaggatcctgaaggatgtgaaggaactatacagccatatgtattggatcatcttcccgtaaatttatggggacgagatgtcttaGATCAAttgggtttgacattaacaaataacatcaaccaaaatgcacctactattatgactagacaaggtgtcaggaaaggaaaaaattagaaaaacaagaacaaggtatagcagcactaatacaaatagatcaaggaacggacagacatgggttggattttcagaaagggccactgagacaagaaaaattacttggaaatcagaaagaccagtatgggttcctctgtggcccctgactaaagaaaagatacaagcagcccatgacctggtcaaacaacaattagcggaaggacatatacaaccttctgtatctccccataatactcccatttttgtcatcaaaatggagattattgcaagatttaagagccattaataatgagatggttattatgggacctgctcaatctgggattcctcaattgtcggttttgccaaaaacttggtatgttttagttatagatattaaggattgttgttttttttttcaattccaattcatcctgaggatagtccaggttttgcatttactatccctgcactgaatcatgaaggtcctgatcagaaatatgaatggaaagtactccctcaaaggatggctaacagcccaactatgtgtcaaatttatgttaacaaagtaatccagccacttagaaatcaaaatcctgaactacaaatatttcactatatgggtgatgtattattagcaaaaaaagataaaaatacattgctagaatgttatgccacacttacaaacttattaaaaaattataatctagagatagcaatagataaaatacaattaatttttccaattaattatttaggagttctattatactcaactatggtccgtccaccaaaaattcaaatacgagtagatcaactcaaatcacttaataactgtcaagttattaggagacataaattggataaggccttatctaggcataccaacaggagagttgggacctttatttgatatcctaaaaggtccatcagatccaaattcaccccgaatgttaacgcctgaaacaagaaaggcattaaaaatcattgaaacatatatggaaaatatgcatttgatgtaagtttgcctttattatttattgtactaccaacaaaaaatattcttacaggagtattttggcaagaagctccattattatggatacatttatcttattctcctaatactattcttactaggtatcctgaggctgtaggacaattaatactcaaaggaataaaagcagcaaagggagtgtttggaatttctcccaataaaattattactccatatactatggatcaaattgatgagttagctaatgagttaaatacttgggcaataattatGTGTAaagctaatgtttcatttgataaccacttaccatctaatcctttattgtcattttggtcttcgcatcctgtagtatttccaaaaatgacaagaaaaacacctatcataaatgctccaaatatattcactgatgggtcaaataatggtacagcagcagtagtataCCCCTGatcaaaattttacatttttagtacccaaacaatcagctcaaatggtagagcttaatgcagtcttacaagttttatgatgtttaaagattctgtacttaatttattttctgatagtcagtatgtagttaatgctatagtatcccttgaagatgctggtaggatttccccttcctctactgttttctctttgttttccactatacaaagtctaatctgggacagaaaagatccattctttataggacatatcagagcacatataggattgcctggagcccttagtttgggcaatgatttagcagataaaactacacatgacatacatattttctctacactacaagaagctacaaattttcataaaagattccatgtcagtgctaatactttacaaaagcattttaaaataactaaggaacaagctaaacaaataataaaacaatgtcaaattgtgtgacctttttacctcaagttaatcttggagtcaatcctagaggactgatacctgatcatatttggcagatggacgtcacacacttgccacaatttggaaaattaaaatatttgcatgttatagttaatacttcttctggatttttgatgggctcccttcatgccggagaaaaaactaaagatattatagctcattgcttacaaaattttgccactgtgggcattccaaaacagttaaaaacagataatcatcctggttatacttctacctcttttaaacaattttgctcatcatttggcattactcacataacaggaattccgtacaatccacagggatatgtcatagttgaaagagctcatcaaactattaaaatgtacttattacagcaaaaagagggaatcggaaaggggtatatatcccccaaagataaacttaaaacaaccctttttactctaaactttttaaatttggattcatcagggcttagtgctgcggaaaggcatatgtatccaaaaaatgtacataagcctaaggtactttggaaggatattctaacaggacaatggaaaggtcctgacccagtgattgtctagagtcggggttctgtttgtgtgtttccacagggagaacagcagccgatttggattccagagagactaaccaaagcgatttctacagaccaaaaagaagatgatttgactcaaatccataacagctgatattcagagctccagcttggct
Encoded proteins:
- the LOC143388534 gene encoding olfactory receptor 52D1-like produces the protein MKSKLKRPTLLMSTYNKTNVHPSTFVLIGIPGLEAAHIWISIPFCLVYLLALLGNSSLLFIIKTDPSLHEPMYLFLCMLAVADLVVCTTAVPKLLSLFWFHDGEIPFEACLTQVFLIHSCSTMESGFFLAMAFDRYVAICNPLRHSAILTHSVIGGIGLAIVLRGTTLLSPHPFLLRWLPYCRTNIISHTYCEFMALIKIACAETRIRRAYSLIVAFLTGGVDFILIICSYVLILHTVFHLPSKDARLKTLGTCVSHVCVILVSYTPAFFSFLTHRFGHQVAPHVHIFVANIYLLIPPMVNPIIYGVRTKRIRDRFLKLFSFRKQLS